The region GCATATGCATACCCTGTTTATATTCACAAAGCATCATAAACCTGGCATAATGATTGTACTGCCTATATGTATGTTGACCTgtatgttttcaataagatctGACTTCTATTTCTCTGCATAGTACATCAAGATCCCAGCTCCCACACCAGAGTCATCATCTGCTCTCCGCGGCTTCTCCTTCTACTTATCCAGTGACAGCAAAGACCAACCACAAGCCAGCTTCAACTGCATCCATCAGTATGTTTCCAGGTATGGAGTTAATCAGTAGAAACTTGTTATTTTCCCTTATTGTAATCTCATGCATTAAAGAACAAATCAAGTGCTTCTTGATATATttcttaaaaacatttaaaattaaaggGATTCAAGATCCTGTTTCAAAGCTTGAGGGAAGAAATCTTTACCCCCCCCACATGATCAGCAAAGGATTTTGGTAAATATTAACTgcactgaaaatgaataaaggGAAGCTTAATTATATATCACTGAAAGCTGTCAGTCACTACAAGTTTAGATGTGAGTGTTTAATCTGATCTGCTGGTTGACTCcaaaagatacattttttgTCATCTTCATAGCTCATCAGTGTTTTTgctctcagctctctgtgtGCCCATATCTCTGATGGCATCATGTGAGACAGTTAAGTCACTGCTTGCTGTACACAGGAAAGGGCAATTGTAATTTCCTGTATATTCTGGCAGACCCATTAAGTACTGAGACCTGTAATGCCTGGTTTATGGAGTAGATATGCTGAGAGACTAAGGGTTACCCTGTGGTCTGAACTGAAGCTCATTCTGGTTCCATTCAGCTGCTGAAGCCCAGAGAAACAGCATAACATTGTGAGGGCAAGATCCTGCCCTTTCTGCCCCCACATTTAGAGGATAAGAGGAGAAATGTTCAGTGGTTAGAGATATATAATTGTTGtgttgtgaaaatgaaaatgggaCATGGGGATTGATTTATTCACAGCATTAATGCAGCTCAGGTTTTAGTATTaaaactttttacttttattcaagaTGATCCCTGTTTTGTAACTGTGCTGGCTGGAGCCAAGCTAATCCTGGTGGTTTTCCAAAGGCTCTACCCTCCTTTGAACCAGAATACCAGAGTTATATCTAGCCTGTGACACAACCTACAGTAACCATCGACCTGTCTTCGCTAGCTCCCACCACAAAGCCACTATACGCAACATGATGTCCATGTTGGTATGCAGCTCTAAAATACATGTAGGACAATGTTTTTACAGTGCCAGCAGAAAGCCCCACAGTCCAATCCAActctgtgcttttgttgtgcagtAACGGTCGCGAGCAGCTGGAAGGTCAAGGCATCATACAGGACAAGATCACAGTGTGTGCCACTGACGACTCCTACCAGATGACCCGTGAGAGGATGTCTCAGGTGGAGAAGGACAGCTGGAGCCGATCTGCCATAGAGATCAAACCTGGAGCCTCGCATCCAAGTAAGAATAGACTCTTTATGGAGGAATAACAGAGGATCAGTGGATGATGCATGTGCAGATTATCATGGGGAAGGGCCAAACAGCTTTGAGCTTTGAGTGGAATCAGCAATTTGAATGTGGATACAGTGATGgcacatgaaaacaaatatagaaatgtaatgGGACCTATAAAAGTAATATATAAAGGAATATTTGCCTCACATAAGAAAATATTGCTGTATTCATTGCTTCAAGCTGAAaaccagatattttcttttttttgatgtGTAATGAAACCAGATGTGCAGGCCATATTTTGGGTTATACAAACAAGACTAATAGTTAACTCtctcatatttattattttggacAATTTTTGGCTTTTGGTTGCCAGTCCTCTGTcagaaaataattgatttttgtaattattttttgtgtatgtCTTCTGAGATCATCAAGGATACCTTACAGCATATAAATCATATGAGAAGAGACAtgaactgctttttttttcttttttctctttgccaACCTTTGTTATGGTTACGCAATATTGTTTCTTGGCGTGACTCCAGACCCCTTTGTCAGTGCTTGAGCTCCAGGGAAGCTGAAACTCTGGGGGGTTTAGATCAAATTTAGACTGAGTGGATTGGGTAACACCAGGTGTTAAGGTGGAGATGACTTGTCACCATATCTGAAAGAGGAATGTAGAGTACAGTTATTAAATCTTTCCCTATGGGTAGCCTCAGGAGGTGCTCATGAACACAGTGCATATTATCAGGCATGCCAAAACCTATAGAGCCTGCCTCTGTTGCTCTATACTCCTTACACCATTATTATTACACACATAATTAATGGCTAGTAATAGAGTAATGATAATGCTTAGAGTTATTATCACATAGCAGGACATATTTTTATGGTTGAGAGGAAAGCCTTCTTTTCCTGTACATCTGCCCCACTTTGACCTTCAAAGCACAGATTAACCTGTAATGGGATTAGCACAGAGAGATAGCTTTCGCTGCTCTAACATGCCCcatctgtctgcagcagagatgtAAGCAGTAATCAATAGGGTATTTATATCTGAATCCAGCATGCGCATGTGATCTAAAGGTAAAGGTTAATATAAGATATTTTAAATTGTCAAGAAAGAGTATGCACACATGTTGAACTGGTCAAAGCAGTGATGGAAGTTTTGAAATACAGCTGCCTTTAACTCTTGTCTCTTACATCTCTGCTTTAGTTTAATCTTCTGTATACAAATGTgaaatggttttatttcttaaatGCTTCCCTGACACATTTCTCTGAGATTCTGTAGATGTTTCCTTGGTGTCTCAAATGATCAGGATTCTCTGACTTgctaatatatatttaaagaagAAAGTGTTTTGGATGTAAAATGAATAGCAGCAAATATTTTAGAGAATTTGTATGTGGACAAGCTACCTTTTCCTTATCAGTTTGAGGGCAATGCAATACAAATACAACTTATTCTGaaatctttttttccatttgttcaTCCAGGTAAATGCGTCAAATTTCATAAGAGGCAAGCTCCCTTGTATGTGTTAGGCAGCAGCTTCTATAAGCAGTCTCCCAACAACCGGAGGAATGGCAGTATGGCCACACCAACCCAGAAGCCCTTGAGGGAGCGCATCATTCACCTGCTAGCTCTCAAACCCTGTAGGAAACCAGAAGTGCTGCTGTGGctagaaagagaaaaagcttgTCCCAGGGACAAGGCCGAGCTGAGTATCGTACTGGACGAGGTATGCAAAaattatgtgtttatatgtgtatgtatcaATGCACACATATTGAAACGTATATAAACACTtgcatgcatatacacacaccctTTGTCAGATTGTGTGCATATTTGATCTATACATTTGCACACTGCCTAgaaatcatacacacacatttttatccGGTGGGTGCCTTTGggtgaaaacacaataaagtatTGATATAAGCTCCAAAATGTTGCACAGAGCCTTTAACACATTGTAAAATGACGAAGATGATGATCACCGCTGTCATGGTGCTTTTTTTTGGCcaagcagctgctgtttttggCAAAAGCACCAAACACAGTTAGCAATTAGCTGATGAACATAAAGGAACACTTTTAACAACTAAAGAGCAAGGTATTTCCCTCAAgagtagagaccaaaaacagggcTAAAGGAGAGTCAATATTGGAGTTCCATTCTCCAGGTAGACAGCTCAACTTCGAATGAAAGATTTTTCAATAACTGTTGGATGTATAAATTCTATATGTGTGACAATAGTGGTGTTGTTGCACAATGCATTCCCTGATAGGAAAATTAGTTGTCTTTCATAGTATTTGTTTCTCACACTGGGAGACATCATGGCTTGACCTTATCAGAAGCATCTATTGCATTCTGTAAGCCAGAATTGGCTGGAACCAAGCGTGTTAGTGTCAGGAAGGGGGGAGAAACTTTCCCCTATAAAATGACTTGACACTacactgcctcctcctctcaccatGAGCAGAATTTCcaaactttctctttctcttggGTCAGCTTTTTTCGAGTGAGCCTTAGCCTGTCACCAGACAGCAGTCTGAGTTGCCAACTGTGGGAGTATCAATACTTTCAGCATCTAGCCAAAACACATAGCACCTGTCTCAAAATCCCTACACAGCCCAAACCTCAAACAGTCCCTCAAGCCCCACCAGGGGTATCGGCTCCAAAGGGCCTGTGgcagaaaaaaagtctttcCCTCAGGAAGGGACACGGTCTGACCAACCACCCCACCATACCTCCTCTactggaggaggaagcagctggcCTGATAGTCCCCCTTGGTGCCGCTTGCCAACTTGATCCACTTTGTTTCAGCCAACCCTGGCTTGCTGAATGCCATAGGAGCTTCTGATGAGGTCACGCCATAGGCGTCTTCCAATGTGAGACATTCACTAATGCTACTCATGCCACTGGGGTTATGCAAGTCTTTAATTCTGAAAGATTGTGTGAATTTATGTTCTGGGACTGCATCTAAGATAACATCaaagaaacagattttaaatgttttatcacacaaatggattgttttgtttcacaGTAGAATCAAATATGGTTAAGATGTGTGCTTAGATGTGAAAGTCAGACATTACATACTTCACTGGGATTTTAAAGTAACATAATGTGATACGTTGCGTTTTAGGTGGCAAAAGTGAATCCCAAAGACAGCAGCTACCTGCTGAAGGATGACTTCTACAAACACGTGCAGAGGGACTGGCCAGGCTACAGCGAGGAGGAAAGGCACTTAATCTGCAGGCTGTTGGCCAGGTGGTTCTAAGACATAAGCTTCACAAATGGGGATTCCATCTCTACAGCAAACTGAAAATTAAATCCACCTCTGTCATTATACTGCCCATTTCTGTGTGGCATAGGGTGTTTGTACGAGTGATTGCCTGGCATTTTTTGTtgattacaaaatacaaattagaCATGAAAACTTTTTCTTACAGGTGCACTTATTTACACTGATCGTTAtttgtcctctctcctccacatcatcttctctctttcctAACATCTCTGAGCAAGTGCAGATCAGCTCTCAGAAACAGAACTTGCCTGTATCTGCCACACGAACaatctgtttcattttcatgctCAACTTTATTAGTTTTCTTGTACATCCACAGAACTTTGCAGTCAATGTTCTAAATTGGTATCCATTTTCATTCCCTCATTTGTGAATTGCCTTGTTCTTTCCCTCTGTTTAACAGGAAGTTACAACTGCACAACAGCCACCAATCAAGGAATGTCCAAACAAATGTGTCCATACCAAAGATCTCAGATGATACACTTCATCACAGCACAGCGAATAATGCTGCAGTGGTAAAAGGCCATTTTTTTCCCATTCTTTTACTTTGAACATGTGTGTAATCAGCTTTCCatatatgtaaatgtaagtCAGTTAATGCCAAGGTTGTGAATGGTACTCTGTATGTAGTTTGACCAGTCGCGTGTTGTTTCTGTGATTTtgtaatgaaatattaatgcatGATTGCAGTGATAAAGGTTGatttctctctattttcttccttctttcccAGAAACGTCTCGTGTCTTTTGACTCACCGGAAAGGCTAGCTGTTAAGAGACTAAGACCTGCAGACCAGAGGTTGCCTGGGCAGCCTACAGTTAATGGACTCTTAAACAATAAAAGACACaacatcacaacacacagcacactcaAGCCCAGTTTCCATACAAAGACTGAGTTTCAACGGACAAGTAACCAAACTGGCAACCAAAATGACTTACCAGGGGACCACAATGGCTTTCCTTTTATGCTCAAACTGTGTAGCACCTCTGACACATCTGTTTCAGAGGGGAGAGAGCAAAAACCCAAAGTAAGCAGCCACCAGCCACCGCAGGATGACTCTGACTGTGCTCACCAGCAGCTTGCCAACTGCCAGcgcaagaagaagaaatcaaagaaacacaaagacaaggaGTGGGAGAGGGTAAAGGACAGCAAGGGCAGTGAGTGGATAGAGACGAGTCCTGATTTCAAGCAGAATCCAGACGAACTTGACAGTAAGGCCCTTTTTGTGTAGATTTTTCTTGTGACTAATAATAACCTCCAGTCTCTGTAGACTTTTACCACATTAATTATTTCAGGACAAACTCTTTCCTCCTTTTGGGAGTCATTTTGACTTCCATGTGGCAGTCTGACTTGGATAAAGTTAGCCACTTTATAGCATATTGTATGGCAATAGCCCCTTCTCCAAAACACTGTTGTGCCTTTTCTACAATTGCCACCAAAATATCAGATTAACTACACATACTGTGAGCTAATGACCAGTGGTAATGTGTGTCTGAGGTCTGTCTGAGAAACTGTTTGTCCAACAGCCCACTGGTGCATTTATACAGTATCATCTCATAAGCATGACTGTGTTTGCTCCCTTAAGCTCACTCTTATGAGTCCTCAGTGTGTTATGTAGCTGATTGACTCGACAACAGCTCAAGCAGTGCTTAGGGTCTCTAAGCTGACACGTCTCCTGATACCCACAAGATATTACCTAGTCGGCACAGAGGCgggcaggcacacacacacacaaactaaaatcAGGTTGCTTAACATTCAGACGTTGACAAAGTGTCATGATGACTGCATTGACTCAGCTCTAGGTAATGCAATTTTCTGTATGTGGTGCTTTTATTCCAGATCCTGACATCACAAATGCTGTGGCCTCTGAGGAGAAGCCAGATTatgtgctgtgagtgtgaacatgttttgaattcattttgttgtcattgttccAATCACTTGGTATTGTTACCCTTACAGCCACTGTTCAAATATTGCTGAAAACAATGATGGTGATGGTTTTGTTACAGACAGAAGttgacaaaaataatattttaaatatattttcctttgtgtttattgttattatttaaatatataactggttcactgaaacacacaagaaaGAATTGTCAGCAGTAGTGATGAAGTGGATTATCCCACGTATTGTAGCAGCATATGACTGTGGCATCAGGCTGCCATCTTGTGTCAAAACGAGGtaatacacagaaataaaattaGGATTTGAGGAAGTGGCCTCTCCCTGAAAAATATTAAAGGGTAGTTGTGGGTGAAACTGAAATCTGTCTGTAGGatgaaacctgttttttttttttatgccttaatgtgttttctggGACCAGTTAAGACTGGCCAGGATGAATGTTGTCTGTGATGTAGAACATCACAGGTACatgatcagtaactcagtgcaTCTGTCTGCATGTATCCTTGCAGCGCATACAACACCATCATGAGCTTGGAGCAATGTCAGAGGTATCAGGAGGATTTCTGTGCAGAGTATGACGAATACAAAGACCTTCACTCTCGGATCGCCGCTATAACTCACATGTTTATTCAGCTAGGATCTAAGATCAAAAACCTGTCCCCTGGCACGCAAGAGTATAAGGTACATATAGCACGTACAACTAGATTTTACCTCATATGTGGCACACAGTGCTTAGTTGATGATGTCTTATTGTATTTATAATgtaatgatttatgttttttaccATTCAGATCATGGAAGACCAAATACTAGGAAAGTACAACAAGTGTCGAAAGGTAGGTCAAAAATTGAAAAGgttgaagttttttttgtgtaaataatTAATCTCTTTAAATAAATTAGACATGAATCTTGTATTATTCAGTAGCTTCATATCACATACGTATCATGTTAAGAGACCCTACATGTGATTTGAGCAGAAACCTTGAATGATACTTTTGAAAAATCCACACCATTAGTTTTATATTGATGGCGCTTATGAtgtatgaaaaaataattacattacaatacaaataattacaacaatgaaTTTAATTGAGATTCCTGTTTTTAGTTGAAGGTATTACACAGTGTCTTTAAGTAGAGACAACATCCTATCTATCATAGTTTGTATGGGTTTCAATTTCACACAAGCCAAAGCATGTTTGCATACAGCACCAGTCATCTGCTTAGCCTCAGTACTCTGCAAACACAACTCCTTTTTGATTAGTGCCCATCCGCTGCTTGAAATGCCAGACACATTGCTTCAGAGCCACTTACAAGTCATTTGGAGTATGGCAGGTTGTgtctcagaggtagagtgggtcgtccctcaatctgAAGGTTGCTGGTTCCATCCCCCaagaaagaatagtctcctccaacttagattcctcctgaatgaatgatgtgtgaacgggtgaatgagGGTGTTATGTAAACtactttgagtagttgaaatgaccaGTAAGGTGCTGGACAAATACAGACCTTTTACCATTTTTGTCAGtggtcaaaaataaaataacaaaaataaaaatcctacttttgcacaaaatgaacattaaaactTTAAGGCTTTCAGTTGCTTTGATctctttattaaaaataatcaaatggaAGGTGGACAATCATATCAAACTAATCAAAAATAAGGTAAACAGTCATGTTCAATTTAAGATAATCACAGAATTACTGACACTCTAGAAGTCTGTGAAGTCAGAATATTTAGAACTATCGTGTGTTCATGATAACAGTGCTGAATCAGTACAAAGTACTAAGAAGCAGAAAGCTTTGGAGATATCTACTAAGAAATCTACAATTTCCACCCCTGTTGTTTtgctttccctctttctccacAGAAGTTCCCAGGCTACCGGGAAGAGAAGAAACGCTGCGAATATCTCCATGAGAAACTGTCCTACATCAAACAGCTCATCATGGACTATGAGGTCTCTCAGGCCTCTTCATAGCACtggctctctccatctttttttgtATGGAACTCCCTTCTTTGCATAAGCAACACAGTGTTTTTACTTGAATGATATGAAAGgatttgaatgaaaatgcacGGGCAATGCTGTGAGGACTAAATCAAAAGCAGATTTCCCTCTGGTATTtgtatgtgcatttgtttttgaaattttgatTTTGTAACAGAAGTCTTGTTGATGTGTGAAGTCCAAGGGTAATTAGAAAGCAACTGTGCCCATCAAATTGCCATGATAAACAATTCCCCTAATAGTTTTTTCAATCTTTTGAAAACCAATGTACACCACTTGGTCAGAAACAATGAAAAGGGTTGCAAATATGACtaactttttttgtctttgatacTTGTTAAGTTAAACATAGCTCCAGGCTCTTTATAAATTTAAAGAGTTCAATATTCAGGGTGAAAAAGAGTGTACTTTTCAATTCCATATCAAAGTTGTCTCATTGGTGATACAAAACTGAAACAGCcctctgcaaaaacaaaaagaaatgtttgaagtCATTTCATCACAGATTCAGCCCTCATGTTCTATTATACTAATAGGGTGAGATGATTCCACTTGTTCCCAGTGTGGTTTCACTTAATGTCTCAGGCATTACAGACTACTTTAAAGCAGTCTCTGAaacctactttttttttaaaacttgaaagTCTTGTTGAAAGTCTTAAAAGAAGAAGTTGATGAAACAAGTGAAATAATCTTATCCCTTGgcaaaaaataatgttgttgGTACTCAATAATAGACAAAGTGATGCATTCAAAGGTAGTTTGCCATACAGCCAGGAAGGGAACCTGACATATTACTCACTAAATTCAAACTCTTCAAATTCTTGTTAACATTTTGAAAGCAGTTGAATCCACAGAGGAAATACTGGAAAACATCCCAATGGttcacacattttaaagtatttatttacCACACCCATTTCTTTTGAGTGACAGGTAAAGAGACCAAACTGCTTAGCTGGGCAAGGCAAGGCTGTGGCAATAAGACAATTACTGACATTCATCAGGCACCAAGTCTAGTTGAAAGTATTTTAACCCTCTGAAAaactttctctctttattttttctattgatgtatttattttaagcCATCTTCCTCTGCTGTTGTTGGTCTCATCAGCCTGATATGTCAAGTTAAGAGTAgatcaaagtgttttttatcAAGTGGGAGAGGCTGCGGGTAGGTCAAAGAATTGTCTGACATAATGTGTTGTAtgatttgtctttgtcttgCCTGATACAGTTGTGGAGAGTAACTGGGTTAAAGCTGCCTCAACAAGCCATATTGCTTAAAAGTGTACATCACAACTTGAGGTACTTGTGTATTTTAAATACTACCCTGGAGAGTTTTATATCCTTTGATTTTTCAGTTAATAATAGTGcccatatatttatttatttatttatttatttgcactAAAACCAGTCTGAAATGAGGGGATGGCCACCTAGTAAAATTTCCACTCTTTTAGTAACTATTCACCATGATTGCAGTTTTTAAGCTGAATGTTATCCTGTGAGTCAATGATGTAGAAGCcttaaaattacagttttacagGACAAAGTCTTCGAACTGCCAATATCGGAGTCATTAGCCACACACATCTGTTACCCTGCCTTGG is a window of Pempheris klunzingeri isolate RE-2024b chromosome 1, fPemKlu1.hap1, whole genome shotgun sequence DNA encoding:
- the LOC139200869 gene encoding RNA polymerase II elongation factor ELL-like, translating into MASLGQERHYGLSCGKNNKNSSNGTLYHVKLTDTAMRALEAYQNLKGSLTSEPSICFKGNQGYIKIPAPTPESSSALRGFSFYLSSDSKDQPQASFNCIHQYVSSNGREQLEGQGIIQDKITVCATDDSYQMTRERMSQVEKDSWSRSAIEIKPGASHPSKCVKFHKRQAPLYVLGSSFYKQSPNNRRNGSMATPTQKPLRERIIHLLALKPCRKPEVLLWLEREKACPRDKAELSIVLDEVAKVNPKDSSYLLKDDFYKHVQRDWPGYSEEERHLICRLLARKLQLHNSHQSRNVQTNVSIPKISDDTLHHSTANNAAVKRLVSFDSPERLAVKRLRPADQRLPGQPTVNGLLNNKRHNITTHSTLKPSFHTKTEFQRTSNQTGNQNDLPGDHNGFPFMLKLCSTSDTSVSEGREQKPKVSSHQPPQDDSDCAHQQLANCQRKKKKSKKHKDKEWERVKDSKGSEWIETSPDFKQNPDELDNPDITNAVASEEKPDYVLAYNTIMSLEQCQRYQEDFCAEYDEYKDLHSRIAAITHMFIQLGSKIKNLSPGTQEYKIMEDQILGKYNKCRKKFPGYREEKKRCEYLHEKLSYIKQLIMDYEVSQASS